The stretch of DNA CGGCGGCGGCGCCGAGCACCAGGAAGGCGATGTCCTCATCGGCCTCGATCTGGCGCAGGATCGCCTCGGCGCGCTCGCCGGTCCGCACCACCAGCTCGGGATCGACGCCCGCCGCCTGCCGCGCCGCCGCCGCGAGCGCCTCCAGGCGCGCACGCGTCTCGGCCTCGGCCTCGGCCCGCATCGCGTCGCCGACGCCGAGCCATTCCATCGTCTCGGGCGGCTCGGCCACCGCCAGCATCACCACCCGGGCCCCGAGCCGCGCCGCCCGGCGCACGGCGAAATGCACCGCGCGGTCGCATTCCGGCGTCTCGTCGACCAGCACCATGAACTTGAGCCGATGCCCGGCCTCGAAGGACCGGCGCCGCTTGATCTTGACCATGCCCGGACGCCCTTCCGCCGACGGCCGATGCTGCCCGCGCCGCCGGTCGCCCGCAAGGGGCGAGGCCAGGGGCAAGGCAAGCGGGACAGGGAGCGGCGCGCGGGGAGGACGGCTCGCCCCGGCATCCAGGCCCCGAATCGGTGGATGCGAGGCCGGTCCGGCGCTCCACTCCCGGCCCGGGATCGGCGACGGCAACGGCGCGATTGAATTGCCTGCAAGATCGCCCTCGCGGCAGGATCGCCTGCGACTGCACAACCGGAAAGCAGGTGGCGAAATTTTTAAGCATATCCTGAATGGAAAGCCGCCACGCGGCGAGCGGTCGACGAAAAAATCCTGTCGACTGTGTGCGGACTTCCGTTGTGCAATGCAGTAACACTCCAGTGAGCCCTTCCCGGCTATCATGACGCCTGGCCGCCTTCGGCGGGCAAGGCGGGCGGCGGGGGCGAGAGGCTTCGCGGCCGGCGCGCCGGGGCGGGAGAAGAGAACGGTGCTCGCATCTGACTTCATGGCGTTCCACGAGGCGTCCCGGCGCAACGGGATCATCCTGTCGTTCGGCGGCGATCTGTCGGAGAACGTGCTGTTCTCCCTCGGCGAGGTCCTGAAGCTGCGGATGCAGCAGGGCGCCACCGATGCCGGCGTGTCGAAGCGGGTCTTCTCGATCTTCGTCGAGCAGGCGCAGAACGTCATCCGCTACTCGGCGGACAAGCTGGTGCCGCACGGCTCGCCCGCGAGCGGCATGGTCAGCTCGGGCCTGATCGTCGTCGGCATCGAGGACGGGCGCTTCTTCGTCGCCTGCGGCAACGAGGTCCCGGGCGAGCACGTCACGGCGTTGCGCGCCCGGCTCGACCACATCGTCGGCCTGTCGGGCGAGGAACTGAAGAAGTATTATCGCGAGCGGCTGCGCCAGCCCGCCGAGGAGGGCAGCTTCGGCGGCAGCATCGGGCTGATCGAGATCGCCCGGCGCTCCAGCGCCCCGGTCGAGTACGACTTCCAGGCACGCGGCGACGACCGCTCGTTCTTCTGCCTCAAGGCCTTCATCTGAGGCGCCCGACGATGGACCGCATCCAGATCCCCGCCACCAGCCGCTCGCCGCTGGTCGATTTCGACTTTGCCGCCGGGCGCCTGCTCCTGCGCGGCGAATCCTACCCCGAGGACGCCGCTGCCTTCTACGGCCCGCTGCTCCAGGCCCTGCGCGCCTGCCTGGAGGAGGAGGGCGAGCCGATCACCTTCGAGGTGGCCCTGTCCTACTTCAACTCGTCGAGCGCCAAGGCGTTGATGA from Methylobacterium aquaticum encodes:
- a CDS encoding universal stress protein, yielding MVKIKRRRSFEAGHRLKFMVLVDETPECDRAVHFAVRRAARLGARVVMLAVAEPPETMEWLGVGDAMRAEAEAETRARLEALAAAARQAAGVDPELVVRTGERAEAILRQIEADEDIAFLVLGAAAGGEGPGPLVTSIAGRSAGSFPVPVVIVPGALSEAEITALAG
- a CDS encoding SiaB family protein kinase, translating into MLASDFMAFHEASRRNGIILSFGGDLSENVLFSLGEVLKLRMQQGATDAGVSKRVFSIFVEQAQNVIRYSADKLVPHGSPASGMVSSGLIVVGIEDGRFFVACGNEVPGEHVTALRARLDHIVGLSGEELKKYYRERLRQPAEEGSFGGSIGLIEIARRSSAPVEYDFQARGDDRSFFCLKAFI
- a CDS encoding DUF1987 domain-containing protein, encoding MDRIQIPATSRSPLVDFDFAAGRLLLRGESYPEDAAAFYGPLLQALRACLEEEGEPITFEVALSYFNSSSAKALMNLFMPLEDAAEGGRAVTIRWLYAEGDDTIAEAGEDFSADFSHARFEMVQETAA